The Pseudomonas kermanshahensis genome includes a window with the following:
- a CDS encoding LLM class flavin-dependent oxidoreductase: MKFSLFVHMERWDEQVSHRQLFEDLTELTLMAENGGFSTVWIGEHHAMEYTISPSPMPLLAYLAARTEKIRLGAGTIIAPFWNPIRVAGECALLDVISNGRMEVGLARGAYQFEFDRMANGMPATDGGKALREMVPVVRKLWEGDYAHDGEVYKFPTSTSVPKPFNATPPMWIAARDPDSHNFAVANGCNVMVTPLMKGDEEVLDLKNKFQAALDNNPDVPRPQLMVLRHTHVHSPSEPEGWKVGAQAISRFYRTFDAWFGNKTVPVNGFLEPSPESKFAEVPAFQLENIRKNTMIGTPEEIIARIKYYQELGVDEFSFWCDNSLPHAEKKKSLELFIKEVVPAFA; this comes from the coding sequence ATGAAATTTTCGTTGTTCGTACACATGGAACGTTGGGATGAACAGGTCAGCCACCGCCAGCTGTTCGAAGACCTGACCGAACTGACCCTGATGGCCGAGAACGGCGGTTTCAGCACCGTGTGGATCGGCGAACACCATGCTATGGAGTACACCATTTCGCCAAGCCCGATGCCGCTGCTGGCCTACCTCGCCGCGCGCACCGAGAAGATCCGCCTGGGCGCCGGCACCATCATCGCGCCGTTCTGGAACCCGATCCGCGTGGCAGGCGAATGCGCCCTGCTCGACGTGATCAGCAACGGCCGCATGGAAGTGGGCCTGGCGCGCGGCGCCTATCAGTTCGAATTCGACCGCATGGCCAATGGCATGCCTGCCACCGACGGCGGCAAGGCCCTGCGTGAAATGGTGCCGGTGGTGCGCAAACTGTGGGAAGGCGACTACGCCCACGACGGCGAGGTGTACAAGTTCCCCACCTCCACCAGCGTGCCGAAACCGTTCAACGCTACACCGCCGATGTGGATCGCCGCCCGCGACCCAGACTCGCACAACTTCGCCGTGGCCAACGGCTGCAACGTCATGGTCACCCCACTGATGAAGGGTGACGAAGAAGTACTGGACCTGAAAAACAAGTTCCAGGCGGCCCTGGACAACAACCCGGATGTGCCCCGCCCACAATTGATGGTGCTGCGCCACACCCACGTGCACAGCCCGTCCGAGCCCGAAGGCTGGAAGGTTGGCGCCCAGGCGATCTCGCGCTTCTACCGCACCTTCGACGCCTGGTTCGGCAACAAGACTGTGCCGGTCAACGGCTTCCTGGAGCCGAGCCCGGAATCGAAGTTTGCCGAAGTGCCGGCGTTCCAGCTGGAAAACATCCGCAAGAACACCATGATCGGCACGCCCGAAGAAATCATCGCGCGCATCAAGTACTACCAAGAGCTCGGCGTCGACGAGTTCAGCTTCTGGTGCGACAACAGCCTGCCCCACGCCGAGAAGAAAAAGTCGCTCGAGCTGTTCATCAAGGAAGTGGTGCCGGCGTTCGCCTGA
- a CDS encoding amino acid synthesis family protein: MSFEIRKIVTYSEETRIEGGKATDKPVTMVGLAVVIKNPWAGRGFVEDLKPEIRANCSELGALMVERLTAAIGGADKIEAYGKAAVVGADGEIEHASAVIHTLRFGNHYREAVQAKSYLSFTNKRGGPGTSIQIPMMQKDDEGLRSHYITLEMQIEDAPRADEIVVVLGAADGGRLHPRIGNRYIDLEELAAEKANAQ, from the coding sequence ATGAGTTTCGAAATCCGCAAGATCGTCACCTACTCCGAAGAGACCCGCATCGAAGGCGGCAAGGCCACCGACAAACCGGTGACCATGGTCGGCCTGGCCGTGGTGATCAAGAACCCGTGGGCGGGTCGTGGTTTTGTAGAAGATCTGAAGCCGGAAATCCGTGCCAACTGCTCTGAGCTGGGCGCACTGATGGTCGAGCGCCTGACCGCCGCCATCGGCGGTGCCGACAAGATCGAAGCCTACGGTAAAGCCGCGGTGGTCGGCGCCGACGGCGAAATCGAACACGCCTCTGCCGTGATCCACACCCTGCGTTTCGGCAACCATTACCGCGAAGCGGTACAGGCCAAGAGCTACCTGAGCTTCACCAACAAGCGCGGCGGCCCAGGCACCTCGATCCAGATCCCGATGATGCAGAAGGACGACGAAGGCCTGCGTTCGCACTACATCACCCTTGAAATGCAGATCGAAGACGCCCCGCGTGCCGACGAAATCGTCGTGGTCCTGGGCGCTGCCGACGGCGGTCGTCTGCACCCGCGCATTGGCAACCGCTACATCGACCTGGAAGAACTGGCTGCCGAAAAAGCCAACGCTCAATAA
- a CDS encoding alpha/beta fold hydrolase, which translates to MIQPVAERTPAGTSYLDQGQGQPVVLIHGVGLNKEMWGGQFVGLANDYRVIAYDMLGHGQSALPAADTSLEGYAAQLVELLDHLQIAQATVIGFSMGGLVARAFALNYPHRLSALVVLNSVFNRTPEQSAGVIARAAQAAELGPDANVDAALDRWFSREYKAANPAQVAAIRQVLASNDPQGYHTTYSLFATQDMYRASDLGSIQVPTLIATGELDSGSTPAMTRQLAASIPGAHSVVLAEQRHMMPVEAPREVNKMLLDFLKQARTLTESAKGIVA; encoded by the coding sequence ATGATTCAGCCTGTCGCTGAACGTACACCGGCCGGGACTAGTTACCTGGACCAAGGCCAGGGCCAACCCGTGGTGCTGATCCACGGCGTGGGCCTGAACAAGGAAATGTGGGGCGGTCAGTTCGTTGGCCTGGCCAACGACTACCGCGTCATCGCTTACGACATGCTCGGCCACGGCCAGAGTGCGTTGCCAGCCGCCGACACCAGCCTGGAAGGCTACGCCGCCCAGCTCGTCGAGTTGCTCGACCACCTGCAGATTGCCCAGGCCACCGTAATTGGCTTCTCCATGGGCGGCCTGGTGGCCCGTGCCTTCGCCCTCAACTACCCGCACAGGCTGTCTGCCCTGGTGGTGCTCAACAGCGTGTTCAACCGCACCCCCGAGCAGAGTGCTGGCGTCATCGCCCGCGCCGCCCAGGCGGCGGAGCTCGGCCCCGACGCCAACGTCGACGCGGCCCTCGACCGCTGGTTCAGCCGTGAATACAAGGCAGCCAACCCGGCGCAGGTCGCCGCCATTCGCCAGGTGCTGGCGAGCAACGACCCGCAGGGCTACCACACTACTTATTCGCTGTTCGCCACCCAGGACATGTACCGCGCCAGCGACCTGGGCAGCATCCAGGTGCCGACGCTGATCGCCACCGGCGAACTCGACTCGGGCTCCACCCCGGCCATGACCCGCCAGCTCGCCGCCAGCATCCCTGGGGCGCACAGTGTGGTCCTCGCCGAGCAACGGCATATGATGCCGGTGGAAGCACCGCGTGAAGTCAACAAGATGCTGTTGGACTTCCTCAAGCAAGCCCGCACCCTCACCGAATCCGCCAAGGGGATTGTTGCATGA
- a CDS encoding aldehyde dehydrogenase: MTLVRFQMCIDGQWLDAQSGKTFDSLNPATAQAWAQLPDADEADVELAVQAAQRAFESPAWRSITATARGKLLRRLGDLITENKEHLAQLESRDNGKLIRETRGQVGYLPEFFHYTAGLADKLEGGTLPLDKPDLFAYTVHEPIGVVAGIIPWNSPLYLTAIKLAPALAAGNTIVLKPSEHASATILELARLALEAGFPPGVVNVVTGYGPSTGAALTRHPLVRKIAFTGGAATARHVVRSSAENFAKLSLELGGKSPNIIFADADLDSAINGAVAGIYAASGQSCVAGSRLLVQDEIFDEFVSRLVERAKRIRIGNPQDDASEMGPMATAQQLAVVEGLVAAAKAEGAKLHLGGKRAEVEGDGWFYEPTLFECDSNSMTIMQEEVFGPVAAVIRFKTEEEALAIANDSQFGLAAGIWTRDLGRAHRLARDVRSGIIWVNTYRAVSAMAPIGGFKNSGYGRESGIDSVLAYTELKTVWINLSTAPMPDPFVMR, translated from the coding sequence ATGACCCTCGTACGTTTCCAGATGTGCATCGACGGCCAATGGCTCGATGCCCAGAGCGGCAAGACTTTCGACAGCCTCAACCCGGCCACCGCCCAAGCCTGGGCGCAACTGCCCGATGCCGACGAAGCCGATGTGGAGCTGGCCGTGCAGGCCGCCCAGCGTGCCTTCGAAAGCCCAGCCTGGCGCAGCATCACCGCCACGGCGCGCGGCAAACTGCTGCGCCGGCTGGGCGACCTGATCACCGAAAACAAAGAGCACCTGGCCCAGCTGGAAAGCCGTGATAACGGCAAGCTGATCCGCGAAACCCGCGGCCAAGTCGGTTACCTGCCCGAGTTCTTCCACTACACCGCAGGCCTGGCCGACAAGCTCGAAGGCGGCACCCTGCCGCTGGACAAGCCAGACCTGTTCGCCTACACCGTGCACGAGCCGATTGGCGTGGTCGCCGGGATCATCCCGTGGAACAGCCCGCTGTACCTGACGGCCATCAAGCTGGCCCCGGCCCTCGCCGCCGGCAACACCATCGTGCTCAAACCGTCCGAACACGCCTCGGCGACCATCCTCGAGCTGGCTCGCCTGGCCCTTGAAGCCGGCTTCCCGCCGGGTGTGGTCAACGTGGTCACCGGCTATGGCCCTAGCACCGGCGCGGCCCTGACTCGCCACCCGCTGGTACGCAAGATCGCCTTCACCGGCGGCGCCGCCACGGCCCGCCATGTGGTGCGCAGCAGCGCCGAGAACTTCGCCAAGCTGTCGCTGGAGCTGGGCGGCAAGTCGCCGAACATCATCTTCGCCGACGCCGACCTGGACAGCGCCATCAACGGCGCCGTGGCCGGCATTTATGCCGCCTCCGGGCAAAGTTGCGTGGCCGGTTCACGCTTGCTGGTACAGGACGAGATCTTCGACGAATTCGTCAGCCGCCTGGTCGAGCGCGCCAAGCGCATCCGCATCGGCAACCCGCAGGACGACGCCAGCGAAATGGGCCCGATGGCCACCGCCCAGCAACTGGCCGTGGTCGAAGGCCTGGTCGCTGCGGCCAAGGCCGAAGGCGCCAAGCTGCACCTGGGGGGCAAGCGAGCCGAGGTCGAGGGTGACGGCTGGTTCTACGAACCCACCCTGTTCGAGTGCGACAGCAACTCGATGACCATCATGCAGGAAGAGGTGTTCGGCCCCGTTGCCGCGGTCATCCGTTTCAAGACCGAAGAAGAGGCCCTGGCCATTGCCAACGACTCGCAGTTCGGCCTGGCGGCCGGCATCTGGACCCGCGACCTGGGCCGCGCCCACCGCCTGGCCCGTGACGTACGCTCGGGCATCATCTGGGTCAACACCTACCGCGCGGTGTCGGCCATGGCACCGATCGGTGGCTTCAAGAACAGCGGCTACGGCCGTGAGAGCGGCATCGATTCGGTGCTGGCCTATACCGAGCTGAAGACCGTGTGGATCAACCTGTCCACCGCGCCGATGCCCGACCCGTTTGTGATGCGTTAA
- a CDS encoding flavin reductase family protein: MIDATVYKNVLGSFPSGVTVITTLDDDGSIVGLTASAFSSLSMDPPLVLFCPNYSSDSYPVLIKQKRFAIHLLSGEQQAEAYAFAKKGKDKATGIEWSLSALGNPLLANATAIIECELWREYEGGDHAIMVGKVHNLIVPEQAPQPMIYCRGKMASLPAFA, encoded by the coding sequence ATGATCGACGCAACCGTCTACAAGAACGTCCTGGGCTCTTTCCCGTCCGGCGTTACCGTCATCACCACCCTGGACGACGACGGCTCGATCGTCGGCCTTACCGCCAGCGCCTTCTCCTCCCTGTCGATGGACCCGCCGCTGGTGCTGTTCTGCCCCAACTACAGCTCCGACTCCTACCCTGTGCTGATCAAGCAGAAGCGCTTCGCCATTCACCTGCTTTCTGGTGAACAGCAAGCCGAAGCCTATGCGTTCGCCAAAAAAGGCAAAGACAAAGCCACCGGCATCGAGTGGTCCCTGAGTGCGCTGGGCAACCCGCTGCTGGCCAATGCCACCGCCATCATCGAATGCGAACTGTGGCGTGAATATGAAGGTGGCGACCACGCCATCATGGTCGGCAAGGTGCACAACCTGATCGTCCCCGAGCAAGCCCCGCAGCCGATGATCTACTGCCGCGGCAAGATGGCCAGCCTGCCCGCCTTCGCCTGA